In Candidatus Zixiibacteriota bacterium, the following proteins share a genomic window:
- a CDS encoding TonB-dependent receptor: MTERPISFAGRAIRLALSLAVSVAATTALADRPRDVADLDLQNLLDNVVVSASKHEETLEESPANVYIVTRAMIENYGCESIAEALALAPGMYITDDYSLTQIGIRGVSAFGDWNSHVMVLIDGRTLNEQYSGSTSIDVSGLDIDNIERIEVIKGPASSLYGSNAFFGLINLITRQSTEDGMSVTGRYSGGADTRTTSMELFRRFDNDVSLKITGSFRDQQGSDLFFREFSDLGDSTLLRLDDDGYNQFYLDSSAFTGGWARDKNTRRNFSTHSRLTLGDISFTLHLARLETGLAHSAWGSLFQRPENRYWEARHYADLTYQKVVSPGVGMNARLIYSYWEFQDYILYNYASLETSPSYLPGPIWTDWEEDRYVGAELRLDFDFSDRHRLIVGGEGQFHRLKQISGETESDGESVVENVIPAAHVELDGRLYNLYAQDHYRLTSFASVVGGVHFNSFSYTTGKVMPKGVLIVTPYRGATWKFIASRGFRSPTFYEMAFDDASFYYRNPELVPELIASYEVIVSQQFPYGLAADVAVNSSLVTDLIRLTQVDTTDPGHPGNPYEEEILQFRNGGEMHLKSVEAALRSSPAYRFSGFANLTWQEAVQDQGGIHKSLPNSPRWLANVGLTYQLRQDKLALSVKAQHISTRTTWDGGRLAQVWLLDAMLQSRRLVGALDIGVGVKNVFDKEYRVPLSFDYAPSTSIERPGRSAFLSLRLATKW; encoded by the coding sequence ATGACCGAACGACCGATTTCCTTTGCCGGGAGGGCAATACGGCTGGCTCTGTCTCTGGCTGTCTCCGTGGCGGCAACCACCGCTCTTGCGGATCGGCCTCGGGACGTAGCCGACCTCGACCTGCAGAATCTCTTGGACAATGTCGTGGTCTCCGCTTCCAAGCACGAGGAAACACTCGAGGAGTCTCCGGCCAATGTCTATATCGTGACTCGCGCCATGATTGAAAACTACGGCTGCGAGTCGATCGCCGAGGCCCTGGCCCTCGCCCCGGGCATGTATATCACCGATGACTATTCCCTGACCCAGATCGGCATCCGGGGAGTCTCCGCGTTCGGTGACTGGAACAGCCACGTGATGGTGCTTATCGATGGGCGTACGCTTAACGAGCAATACAGCGGCAGCACCTCGATCGACGTTTCCGGCCTGGACATCGACAACATCGAGCGAATAGAGGTTATCAAGGGGCCGGCATCGTCGCTCTACGGCTCCAACGCTTTCTTCGGCTTGATCAACCTGATCACCAGGCAGAGTACAGAAGATGGCATGAGTGTAACCGGACGCTATTCCGGCGGCGCGGACACACGCACCACCAGCATGGAGCTGTTTCGCCGCTTCGACAACGACGTATCGCTTAAGATCACCGGTTCATTTCGGGATCAGCAGGGCAGCGATCTATTCTTCCGCGAATTCAGCGATCTTGGCGACAGCACCCTGTTGCGCCTCGACGATGACGGGTACAACCAGTTCTACCTGGACTCGTCAGCCTTTACGGGCGGCTGGGCCAGAGACAAGAACACGCGGCGCAACTTCTCGACCCACAGTCGGCTTACCCTGGGCGATATCAGCTTCACCCTGCACCTGGCCCGGCTGGAGACCGGGCTGGCTCACAGCGCCTGGGGCTCGCTGTTTCAGCGACCGGAGAACCGTTACTGGGAGGCCCGCCACTATGCCGATCTCACCTACCAGAAAGTCGTCTCGCCGGGTGTGGGCATGAACGCGCGCCTGATCTACAGCTACTGGGAGTTCCAGGATTACATCCTCTACAATTACGCGTCCCTCGAAACGTCGCCCTCGTATCTCCCCGGGCCGATATGGACGGACTGGGAAGAGGATCGATACGTCGGCGCGGAGTTGCGCCTGGACTTCGATTTCAGCGACCGGCACCGGCTGATAGTCGGCGGCGAGGGCCAGTTTCATCGATTGAAGCAAATCTCCGGCGAGACCGAATCCGACGGTGAAAGCGTAGTGGAAAACGTCATTCCGGCGGCGCATGTCGAGTTGGATGGTCGGCTTTACAATCTGTACGCCCAGGATCACTACCGACTGACCTCGTTCGCAAGCGTGGTCGGCGGCGTGCACTTCAACAGTTTCAGCTATACCACCGGCAAGGTTATGCCCAAGGGAGTGCTGATCGTCACGCCGTATCGCGGGGCTACTTGGAAGTTCATCGCGAGCCGCGGCTTCCGCTCACCCACCTTCTATGAAATGGCGTTCGACGACGCATCGTTCTACTACCGCAATCCCGAATTGGTCCCGGAGCTTATCGCCTCTTATGAGGTCATTGTCAGCCAGCAATTCCCGTATGGTCTGGCCGCTGATGTCGCGGTCAACTCCAGCCTGGTGACCGATCTGATTCGACTGACCCAGGTCGACACGACCGATCCCGGCCACCCCGGCAATCCCTATGAGGAGGAGATCCTCCAGTTCCGCAACGGCGGCGAGATGCACCTGAAGAGCGTGGAAGCGGCGCTTCGCAGCAGCCCGGCATACCGCTTTAGCGGCTTCGCCAACCTCACCTGGCAGGAGGCGGTTCAGGACCAGGGCGGCATACATAAAAGTCTGCCCAACTCGCCGCGCTGGCTCGCAAATGTCGGACTTACCTATCAGTTGCGGCAGGATAAACTGGCTCTCTCGGTCAAGGCCCAGCACATCTCGACGCGCACCACCTGGGATGGTGGGCGGCTTGCACAGGTCTGGCTTCTGGACGCGATGTTGCAGTCGCGCCGGCTTGTTGGCGCCCTGGACATCGGGGTCGGAGTCAAAAACGTGTTCGACAAAGAGTATCGAGTTCCGCTCTCGTTTGACTACGCACCCTCCACAAGTATCGAACGTCCGGGTCGCTCGGCGTTCCTGAGCTTGCGGCTGGCTACGAAATGGTAA
- a CDS encoding RNA polymerase sigma factor, with product MSEQDRFWKLLEAEYYRAMMFCRKLIGDRDKGDDLYQDALVVACTRFGDLRDQAAFRPWLYRIIITTFHGTVRRPWWRRKVALAPEHEALMVPPDPGDSLSARRWLNRAFEAVSADDQALITLHELEGWPLLELAALYGKSEGAIKLQLFRARKKMKAALLKAARVAATNKKPIVAREQCVVAKPDAE from the coding sequence ATGAGCGAACAGGACCGCTTTTGGAAGCTCCTGGAAGCGGAGTATTATCGTGCTATGATGTTCTGCCGCAAGCTGATAGGCGACCGCGATAAGGGCGACGATCTCTACCAGGACGCCCTGGTTGTCGCCTGCACCCGGTTTGGCGACCTCCGCGATCAGGCCGCCTTTCGCCCATGGCTATATCGGATAATCATAACCACGTTCCACGGGACGGTTCGCCGCCCGTGGTGGCGGCGCAAGGTGGCGCTGGCCCCGGAGCACGAAGCGTTGATGGTCCCCCCCGACCCCGGCGACAGCCTCTCCGCCCGTCGATGGCTGAATCGAGCGTTCGAGGCGGTTTCCGCTGACGACCAGGCCCTGATCACGCTGCATGAGTTGGAGGGTTGGCCGCTGCTGGAACTGGCCGCTCTTTACGGCAAATCCGAGGGAGCGATCAAACTACAGCTCTTTCGGGCGAGGAAGAAAATGAAGGCAGCTTTGCTGAAAGCAGCTCGTGTTGCCGCCACGAACAAGAAACCTATTGTCGCGAGAGAACAATGCGTTGTCGCGAAGCCAGACGCAGAATAG
- a CDS encoding ATP-binding protein, with translation MRNLSLKWQIFLLVLMAVTVVVVTLTLLTIVQVRSHLRRSLDENAISTSRLLADNIGPGLEFNDSVYVAEIATTAIGNSNVVGISIYDTDRRQVFRSAGYNREAPIPDSCNFVNSLEITRRGPLCLIERPVTVKGRTVGCLWLVVSEEAMLVQLRKSMGIALSVAACLFVLTGVIGIVVSRRVVQPIKTFEQAAARISSGDMKSVIDLAPLHRDFVSLGSSFNNMQAALGRAFGEISQARDQSESLVQERTRALQEELAERKRAEKALEEGRELLRATIESTADGILVVDSQGWATHSNKRFADMWHIPDELLATRDDNRLLAHVLDQLVDAPAFLGKVRELYDSRDESTDILNFRDGRVFERYSCPLIQNGTLAGRVWSFRDITERIRATEHMQFTQFTVDHAAESAFWMRQDARFFYVNEAACQSLGYSRQELLAKSIHDIDPNFPTEAWPIHWSELRRKGSLTFQSSFRRKDGREYPVEITANYVEFGGKAYNCAFARDITDRRRTEQAHTILMKVAEAANQTDSLESLLKTVQHQLGGLIDTKNFYVALWDSERQLYTFPYSHDEHPDEDYSPQRLDGSLTDYVRKHGVQLLVDDRQQRLLDERGEIRSAGTPAAAWMGVPLRTATGTIGVLAVQNYHDPEAYSDADLDWLMSIADPIARVIERKGADEQQRHLREELDRAERMKSIGVLAGGVAHDLNNMLGPLVGYPELILLKLPQDSPIRKHVQRIGTAANEAASVVQDLLTLARRGRYEMVPIDLNAVVEGYLDTPGFAKLRETRGSVTFSAGLDPGIGKIMGSAPHLSKVIMNLVVNAFDAMPHGGSLTISTRRQHLDRLLSGYEDVQHGDYAVLSVQDTGTGIDPADIDKIFEPYYSKKKMGSSGSGLGLSVVYGVVKDHNGYYDVISEVGKGTEFIMYLPITAVGEEARKECAPEIRGAERVLVVDDDDNQREMASELLGSLGYLVACAANGHEALAVLRRESFDIVVLDMIMEKDFDGLDTYREIIQFRQGQKVIVVSGFSSTERVEEMQKLGAGQYVKKPYTLQTLGAAIRTELARPVAIPTNEVFEGGRPPVCPNR, from the coding sequence GTGAGAAACCTGTCGCTCAAATGGCAGATCTTCCTTCTGGTTCTGATGGCGGTTACCGTGGTGGTGGTAACGCTTACTCTGCTGACAATCGTACAGGTCAGAAGCCATCTGCGCCGCAGCCTTGACGAAAATGCCATAAGCACGTCCCGGCTCCTGGCCGACAATATCGGCCCGGGCCTGGAGTTCAACGACAGCGTTTATGTCGCTGAAATCGCGACGACGGCTATCGGCAACAGCAATGTTGTCGGTATCAGCATCTATGACACAGACCGCCGACAGGTCTTTCGTTCCGCAGGCTACAACCGGGAAGCCCCGATTCCCGATTCGTGTAATTTCGTCAACTCCCTGGAAATCACTCGCCGCGGTCCTCTGTGCCTGATCGAGCGGCCGGTCACGGTCAAGGGACGGACCGTGGGCTGCCTGTGGCTGGTAGTGAGTGAGGAGGCAATGCTCGTCCAGTTGCGGAAGAGTATGGGCATAGCCCTGTCCGTGGCCGCGTGCCTCTTCGTCCTCACCGGCGTGATCGGCATCGTCGTATCACGTCGCGTCGTTCAGCCCATCAAGACATTTGAGCAGGCCGCGGCGCGCATCAGCTCAGGAGACATGAAGTCGGTTATCGATCTTGCCCCCCTCCATCGGGACTTCGTCTCCCTGGGCAGTTCCTTCAACAACATGCAGGCGGCCCTGGGGCGCGCTTTCGGAGAGATAAGCCAGGCGCGCGACCAGTCTGAGTCACTCGTTCAGGAACGCACTCGCGCCCTCCAGGAGGAACTGGCAGAACGGAAAAGAGCGGAGAAAGCTCTGGAAGAAGGCCGCGAATTGCTTCGCGCGACGATCGAATCTACGGCCGACGGCATCCTGGTGGTCGATTCACAGGGCTGGGCGACTCACAGCAACAAACGATTTGCCGACATGTGGCACATTCCCGACGAGCTGCTGGCCACGCGCGACGACAACCGGCTGCTCGCCCATGTCCTCGACCAGCTCGTCGACGCTCCGGCTTTCCTGGGCAAGGTTCGGGAATTGTACGACTCTCGTGACGAATCTACCGACATCCTAAATTTCAGGGACGGAAGGGTGTTCGAGCGCTACTCGTGTCCCCTGATCCAGAACGGCACGCTGGCCGGACGCGTATGGAGTTTCCGCGACATAACCGAGCGGATACGCGCCACCGAGCACATGCAGTTCACCCAGTTTACGGTCGACCATGCCGCCGAATCGGCCTTCTGGATGCGCCAGGACGCTCGTTTCTTTTATGTCAATGAGGCTGCTTGCCAATCGCTCGGTTACAGTCGCCAGGAACTTCTGGCCAAATCTATCCATGACATTGACCCGAATTTCCCCACCGAAGCCTGGCCGATTCACTGGAGCGAACTGCGGCGCAAAGGGAGCCTGACCTTTCAGTCGTCGTTCCGGAGGAAAGACGGCAGGGAATATCCGGTCGAGATCACCGCTAACTACGTCGAATTCGGGGGAAAGGCCTATAACTGCGCGTTTGCGCGCGACATTACCGATCGTCGCCGCACTGAGCAGGCGCACACGATCCTGATGAAGGTGGCGGAAGCGGCTAACCAAACCGACAGTCTCGAGAGCCTGCTCAAGACCGTGCAGCACCAGCTCGGCGGGCTCATAGACACCAAGAACTTCTACGTCGCGCTCTGGGACTCCGAGCGTCAACTTTATACATTCCCGTACAGCCACGACGAGCATCCGGACGAGGACTACTCGCCTCAGAGACTCGACGGCAGCCTGACCGATTATGTCAGGAAACATGGCGTACAATTGCTGGTGGACGACCGGCAACAGCGGCTTCTTGACGAGCGCGGTGAGATCAGGTCGGCCGGTACACCCGCGGCCGCGTGGATGGGCGTGCCGCTTCGCACTGCCACCGGCACGATTGGCGTGCTGGCGGTGCAGAATTACCACGACCCCGAGGCCTACAGCGACGCCGATCTTGACTGGTTGATGTCGATCGCCGATCCAATCGCAAGAGTAATCGAGCGCAAAGGCGCGGATGAACAGCAGCGTCACCTGCGCGAGGAGCTTGACCGGGCCGAACGCATGAAATCAATCGGCGTCCTGGCCGGCGGAGTGGCGCACGATCTGAACAACATGCTCGGGCCGCTGGTCGGTTATCCCGAGCTCATTCTCCTGAAGCTTCCGCAGGACAGCCCGATCAGGAAGCATGTCCAACGCATCGGCACGGCCGCCAACGAGGCGGCCAGCGTGGTGCAGGACCTGCTGACTCTGGCCAGGCGGGGCCGCTACGAAATGGTGCCAATCGATCTTAACGCCGTAGTGGAGGGCTATCTCGACACGCCGGGATTTGCCAAACTGCGCGAGACCCGGGGCAGCGTCACCTTCAGTGCCGGTCTCGATCCCGGTATCGGCAAGATCATGGGCTCCGCGCCGCACTTGTCGAAAGTTATCATGAATCTCGTGGTGAACGCATTTGATGCCATGCCCCACGGCGGGTCGTTGACCATCAGCACACGGCGGCAACACCTCGACCGACTCCTCAGCGGCTACGAAGACGTGCAGCATGGCGACTATGCCGTGCTCAGTGTGCAAGACACAGGAACCGGCATTGATCCGGCCGATATCGACAAGATATTCGAGCCGTACTACTCCAAGAAGAAGATGGGCAGCAGCGGCAGCGGTCTGGGGTTGTCGGTTGTGTACGGGGTCGTCAAGGACCACAACGGGTACTACGACGTCATCTCGGAAGTCGGCAAGGGGACCGAATTCATCATGTACCTGCCGATAACGGCGGTCGGTGAGGAAGCCCGGAAAGAGTGCGCTCCGGAAATTCGCGGCGCCGAACGCGTGCTGGTGGTCGACGATGATGACAACCAGCGCGAGATGGCCTCGGAACTGCTGGGCAGCCTGGGCTACCTTGTCGCCTGCGCTGCAAACGGCCACGAGGCGCTGGCAGTCCTCCGGCGCGAGTCGTTCGACATCGTCGTCCTTGACATGATCATGGAGAAGGATTTCGACGGCCTGGACACCTATCGCGAGATTATACAGTTCAGACAGGGCCAGAAGGTTATTGTCGTCAGCGGGTTTTCCTCGACTGAGAGAGTCGAAGAGATGCAGAAACTCGGCGCGGGACAGTACGTGAAAAAGCCGTACACTCTGCAGACGCTGGGGGCGGCGATTCGCACGGAATTAGCTCGACCCGTCGCTATCCCCACAAACGAGGTATTCGAGGGCGGCAGACCTCCGGTCTGCCCCAACAGGTAG